The following are encoded in a window of uncultured Sphaerochaeta sp. genomic DNA:
- a CDS encoding aminotransferase class I/II-fold pyridoxal phosphate-dependent enzyme, whose translation MMYPEDILTDDTYDFLNIERPVAAPLYQTSLFTFPTVQSLREALGDERSTHLYSRGNNPTVEQVEKRLAMLEGGECAKLFSSGVAAIASAILSNVKQGDHIICSTDAYTWAKYISGTYLKRFGITVTFVDTTNLEAVEQAITKQTKVIYLESPGTLMLRVQDLRKLAALARTHGITTIVDNTWATPIYQNPLQFGIDLVVHSASKYIGGHSDIIGGVVVGSKERVDHIFKTEFLPIGHVPDPFQAWLIQRGMRTLHVRLDYHYQSALKVCDFLYDHSAVEQVYYPMHPKSPYYALASSQMSGGSGLLSVRLKSSNRDKIEQAVDAMKMFRLGVSWGGYESLVFPTLATKEGDPSILRLHIGLEHTQTILEDLDHAFSLLKETV comes from the coding sequence ATGATGTACCCAGAAGATATACTCACCGATGACACCTATGATTTCCTGAACATTGAACGACCTGTAGCTGCACCACTATACCAAACATCGTTGTTTACGTTCCCTACTGTGCAAAGTCTCCGTGAGGCACTAGGCGATGAGAGAAGTACCCACCTGTACTCCAGAGGCAACAATCCAACGGTTGAGCAGGTAGAGAAAAGGCTTGCAATGCTGGAGGGGGGAGAATGCGCAAAACTCTTCTCTTCTGGAGTGGCTGCAATAGCGAGTGCCATATTGTCCAATGTCAAACAAGGTGACCATATCATTTGCAGCACAGATGCCTACACGTGGGCTAAATATATTTCCGGTACGTACCTCAAGCGGTTTGGCATCACTGTCACGTTTGTGGATACCACCAATCTGGAAGCAGTCGAGCAAGCTATCACGAAACAGACAAAAGTAATCTATCTTGAAAGTCCTGGAACACTTATGCTGCGTGTGCAAGACCTAAGAAAACTTGCAGCGTTGGCAAGAACGCATGGTATCACCACCATTGTTGATAATACCTGGGCAACACCGATCTACCAGAACCCACTGCAATTTGGTATCGACCTGGTGGTCCATTCTGCTTCCAAGTATATCGGTGGTCATAGTGACATAATCGGGGGTGTCGTAGTGGGAAGCAAGGAGAGAGTGGACCATATCTTCAAGACTGAGTTCCTTCCTATCGGACATGTACCCGACCCATTTCAAGCATGGCTCATCCAGCGAGGAATGAGAACATTGCACGTCCGGCTCGATTACCATTACCAAAGTGCATTGAAGGTATGTGACTTTCTCTATGATCATTCTGCCGTAGAGCAGGTATACTACCCAATGCATCCAAAAAGTCCTTACTACGCACTTGCAAGCTCGCAAATGAGTGGGGGGTCGGGATTGTTGTCGGTTCGCCTGAAATCCAGCAACCGAGACAAGATTGAGCAAGCTGTAGATGCGATGAAAATGTTCAGGCTAGGTGTCAGTTGGGGTGGATACGAGAGTCTGGTATTCCCTACTCTTGCCACCAAGGAAGGGGATCCGTCAATACTCCGTCTTCACATCGGGTTGGAACACACCCAGACCATTCTTGAAGATCTGGACCACGCTTTCTCCCTCTTGAAGGAAACTGTATGA